A single region of the Tigriopus californicus strain San Diego chromosome 8, Tcal_SD_v2.1, whole genome shotgun sequence genome encodes:
- the LOC131885813 gene encoding uncharacterized protein LOC131885813, with protein MGYRGSNLAVCFILFIALPLLSILIEARKSKLIQSNKAVSDRTGKLFSLFNVVKFENEACVTQSDQTMRGTCFSQATCQEKGGRADGNCASGFGVCCMFAIRTCGGTVVQNCTYIQNTGFPAASNTVSQTCNYMFDRIDANICQVRLDFDTTVLRTDPGLAGMCGGAGDSLQVGSPFSPSRFAFPPTVCGTLTGQHMYIESARTGNTAGSLAIQTGTALGDRRYKIKVTYVDCQSRLRAPSGCAQFFTGVSGTITSYNFQGGEFLRNQDYTHCIRQEEGFCQFQLYETPGVPDAFSVSENGNGQAQVQICKNRNFVTVPSMAINPNGIRGFSDYRCGMTFSSQSGDTTPGALLSTRVTPFRVQVHTLKADDGNQVTFANLKGFSLDYNQIPC; from the exons ATGGGATATCGCGGTTCCAACTTGGCGGTTTGTTTCATCCTCTTCATTGCCCTTCCTCTTCTGTCTATTTTGATTGAGGCCCGAAAAAGCAAGCTTATTCAATCGAATAAGGCTGTATCTGACCGCACCGGGA AGCTCTTCAGCTTGTTCAACGTGGTCAAGTTTGAG AATGAAGCATGCGTTACCCAAAGTGACCAAACCATGAGAGGAACTTGTTTCAGTCAAGCCACATGTCAAGAAAAAGGCGGAAGAGCAGATGGGAATTGCGCCTCAG GTTTTGGGGTCTGTTGCATGTTTGCAATCCGAACTTGTGGAGGAACCGTTGTGCAG AATTGCACATACATTCAG AATACTGGTTTTCCTGCAGCAAGCAACACAGTTAGTCAAACATGTAACTACATGTTTGACCGGATCGACGCAA ATATCTGCCAAGTAAG ATTGGACTTTGACACAACCGTGTTGCGAACGGATCCCGGCTTGGCAG GCATGTGCGGAGGAGCAGGAGATTCTCTTCAAGTTGGGAGCCCCTTCTCCCCATCACGTTTTGCTTTTCCACCCACTGTTTGTGGGACGTTGACTGGTCAACATA TGTATATTGAAAGCGCTCGGACGGGAAACACGGCGGGTTCTTTAGCCATCCAAACTGGAACGGCCCTTGGGGATCGACGATACAAAATCAAAGTCACATATGTGGATTGTCAAAGCCGACTAAG GGCCCCGTCGGGTTGTGCTCAATTCTTTACTGGCGTGTCAGGCACAATTACGAGCTACAACTTCCAAGGCGGCGAATTTCTCCGAAATCAAGATTATACCCATTGCATCCGTCAAGAGGAAG GTTTCTGCCAATTTCAGTTGTATGAGACACCCGGTGTGCCTGATGCCTTTTCGGTGTCAGAAAATGGGAATGGTCAAGCCCAG GTACAAATATGCAAGAATCGAAATTTTGTGACTGTGCCAAGTATGGCCATAAATCCGAATGGAATAAGAGGCTTCTCTGATTATCGTTGTGGAATGACTTTCAGTAGTCAAAGTGGTGATACAACGCCAGGAGCACTTTTGT CTACCCGAGTCACTCCATTTCGAGTTCAAGTGCATACATTGAAGGCCGACGACGGCAACCAAGTAACATTTGCTAATCTAAAGGGATTCTCCTTAGATTACAACCAAATCCCTTGTTAA
- the LOC131884423 gene encoding uncharacterized protein LOC131884423 yields MKNFVIASIVILVFVDVSLNLNFTIDENGARQGKAFSLFQVVRFQNGPCQSATRNGTCYTASECQVRNGVASGTCAGGFGVCCIFILGCGQTTRDNCTYLSRTTVMAETNCAYTVCKTCDTVCRIRFDFRSFDLAQPVLGLTETVATMAALSNNGGAIGDCTTDRFSITSPGNVAPPQICGFNTGQHMIVDASDRCHVASFNLGRTSSTYDIKVTQYLCGQEMGGPDGCLQYFTGNTGTIASYNFPTQSALVPLGTTHLSNQCYTMCFRQEMGKCAICYQVATMGVVGVGQGSFGLSATQEVIATGENEKDCSSDYLMIPGARRDSPILGSPMFVVGVTPVITVFNSRICGRFFHLALVRNSRTDNTESICSSQKPFRISFKTDADEKTLAATNDAELNEQSVAPGGIIGFNLNWALQDC; encoded by the exons tGAAGAACTTCGTTATCGCTTCGATTGTCATCTTGGTCTTTGTTGATGTTTCCCTCAACTTGAATTTTACGATTGACGAAAATGGAGCTCGACAGGGAAAAG ctttctctcttttccagGTTGTCAGATTCCAG AATGGTCCTTGTCAATCTGCGacaagaaatggaacttgTTACACTG CCTCGGAATGTCAAGTGAGAA ATGGCGTAGCGTCGGGAACTTGTGCCGGTGGATTTGGCGTGTGCTGTATTT TTATCTTGGGATGTGGACAAACGACCAGAGACAATTGTACATATTTGTCCCGCACGACCGTCATGGCAGAGACCAATTGCGCATATACCGTATGCAAGACTTGTGACACTGTCTGTCGTATCCGGTTTGACTTCAGG TCCTTTGATTTGGCCCAACCCGTGTTAGGGTTAACTGAGACTGTTGCCACGATGGCTGCTCTTTCCAATAATG GTGGTGCTATTGGTGACTGCACAACCGACCGTTTTTCGATCACATCTCCTGGAAACGTGGCTCCTCCTCAAATTTGTGGCTTCAACACTGGCCAACACa TGATTGTGGATGCTAGCGATAGATGCCATGTAGCCTCTTTCAATTTGGGACGAACCAGTTCTACTTATGACATCAAAG TCACCCAGTACCTTTGTGGACAAGAAATGGGAG gCCCAGACGGATGcttgcaatatttcactggAAACACCGGAACCATAGCCAG TTACAACTTTCCTACCCAATCTGCACTTGTTCCTTTGGGGA CCACTCATTTGTCAAACCAGTGCTACACGATGTGTTTTCGACAAGAGATGGGGAAATGTGCCATTTGCTACCAGGTGGCGACAATGGGAGTGGTAGGAGTGGGACAG GGTTCGTTTGGATTGAG tGCGACCCAAGAAGTCATTGCCACTGGCGAGAACGAAAAAGATTGCTCTAGTGACTATCTCATG ATTCCTGGAGCCCGAAGGGACTCACCAATATTGGGATCACCTATGTTTGTGGTTGGGGTGACCCCAGTGATCACTGTTTTTAACAGCAGGATATGTGGACGCTTCTTCCATTTGGCTCTTGTTCGTAACTCAAGAACAGATAATACAGAATCAATTTGTT cGTCACAGAAGCCGTTCCGAATCTCTTTCAAAACGGATGCAGATGAGAAAACTCTCGCTGCCACAAACGATGCGGAGCTTAATGAGCAATCTGTCGCCCCGGGTGGAATTATAGgtttcaatctcaattggGCGCTTCAAGATTGCTGA